Part of the Limihaloglobus sulfuriphilus genome is shown below.
TAGGATACATAACCGCGCATGCGCCTACCAGACCAAGCAGCGATGCGGACGCCCCCAACAAAACTCCCGCCTTTAAAACACCAAGAACACACAAAATTGCATACAGCAGCCCACCCGCAATGCCGCAGGCAAGATAGAAGATTGTATAAAACTGCCTGCCCATCCGGGATTCGAGGATACGCCCGATAAAGAACAGACCTATCATGTTTACCGCAAGATGCATAAGGTCAACATGCAGAAACTGATACGTAACAAACCGCCACAGCTGAAATAAATTGGCTTTGGTCAGAGTGTCAAGAACAAACCATCCGCCAAGACGGGCTATCGCGTTAATCTGCATCAGCAGAAAGACAGCCAGGTTAATTATGAGCAGCAAACGGGTTACCGGAGGTATTCTTTCTATAAAAGAATAACCCGGCTCCCGCGGGGGCCTGTAGTCAAAACGCGTATAGTCTCTATCATAAAGTCCCATATATAATTACCTTATATAACATCTAAAATTGTTATGCCAAATTACTTTCTTACATTGTATGTTATATTCAAACAAGTAAAAGCAAAACTTCATCGCCTGGGAGTAAAAAAACGTACAAGCTCACTTGATCAACAAGTTTTGAAACTGCAAGAGTACCGGCTTTAATATCTCCAGCGTTTTACTTAAAATCAGTCTCTCCTGAAAGTAACATTATATGCTTCTCTTTGAGCTGTGAAAATTTTAATAATGCTTGAGTTAGTGCCTTTATTATGTTATATATTGTCGTTTTATGATCAG
Proteins encoded:
- a CDS encoding rhomboid family intramembrane serine protease is translated as MGLYDRDYTRFDYRPPREPGYSFIERIPPVTRLLLIINLAVFLLMQINAIARLGGWFVLDTLTKANLFQLWRFVTYQFLHVDLMHLAVNMIGLFFIGRILESRMGRQFYTIFYLACGIAGGLLYAILCVLGVLKAGVLLGASASLLGLVGACAVMYPKMMVIVIFIPMQMRLLAILSFVFFVLAILFSDSNPGGHAAHLGGLLAGGGYILYRRKKIHNIGIDKFISDFFNYKMPRRSSKSGTGSWEKKLQQRKQLEEQLDQILEKVSRQGIQSLTRSEKAILRKASKEEQKKNKLNQ